aaaaattttttcggcatagtttacagatatatccgtgcaaaattagcAACTAGCATTGatggtccctgagcaaagccgcggacggacagacagacggacagacagacagacatggcgaaactataagggttccgtttttgccattttcgctccggaaccctaaaaagtatttgaattaaaaaGTGATGCACAGATTCCATTCCTGCTTTTCGAGTTTATTGTAGAACTTACTAGAAttgtaattaaaacatatttaacatCTAAAATAATGACGTTAACAGTTCGCGAACAAggcttcaattaaaaaaataatgaggtTTTATGTAACAACAGCTACCTATTTAATTTGCTCTGTCAATTTAAATCTATTAAAGCGAAAACAATGAAGCCGAAACTGTCGACTCGTGGCTTTAATAATTCAGAAGCGAAATCAAGTTACAGTCACAATTTTATCTCCGTCCGTAGCAGGTTACGCGAACACACCGCTTGACCTGTTTTCTTCAACAGATTTATTAGCGAACTAtagcttttatatttttagcgAACGCGAGCTAAGAACGGACGCTGGTCCGTTTAATTATCCGCATTCCGGGTGGACAAATTGTTCGCTGCTCCACCCGGATATTAATTTCGATACATTGTCTCTGCCGGGCTCTGAAGAGACGATTATTTCCAACCGGCCCGACCCGGCAATATCACCGGAATATCACCATAAAATAACGCGCTCGGCTTTAGCATAGAAATAAGATTTCTGCAGAAACAAGTGTTTATTACTTCTGAATTAATGTGATGCGTAGTCTCGGAGCGAATCATGGAGATGTTGCGCGGTTCTCGCTCAGCAAACGGCACGAGATATGTTTTAGATAAAGATTATTTATACAGTGTCTTATTTTACAAATCCAATTTCCGCGTGAATACACGGGCCGGTTGTAAATAACGCAGACAAAGCTCGCCCGAGTCGCGCTCGATACATTATGCACACCACGCTTCGTTGCGCCGAGCAATGAGCTCTGTAAATATACCAAGCACATCTGAAACGCCGCACTTTCCGTTTTTTAATGATTCCTTCTAGCCCCTGACTTTCAGATCCATTTCAAAATTCGTCGTTGCGAGAGAATTTTGTTATTGAACCTCAGAAAAATATGGTAGCGTTTGTTTTTGGAATTCGATTTCTGTATTCACTGAGACATCATGTGCGAACAATAACTAATATTGTTCCCTTCCGATATCCGTTAGTGATATCGGAATGCACGTTTTCTACGCCATTAATCTCGAAAAATTGCAATGATATCTTAACTACGTGGGGGATTCCCCTAACTTCAAAAAAACGTTGGCTTTTTTTATCTCACAAAAAAGGTGGCTAATGTTGATATGTAGGAGCGGCGATGGTCGTGGCGAGGCGTAAGTAGGCGGCGGTACATAAAGCACACTCGCATGCACTCCTTATCGTGACAGACAAAAGGCTCTTTTTCATTTTCCCTTTGTTCCGGTTGAGGTTTTGCCAGCGCGCGTCTCTGAGGGCACCCAACATAGTGGAAAAGTCACGTGATTTAGAGACgacaaaaatgttattttcgTTACAGGCCGTGTGTGAACGTTACTTGTGGGTTTGCGTGACATATTTTCCTAGTGTCGAGGATGACAAATGGGATGATAAATCACAGCGAAACGAGCTTttcttttaaaagtttttgtttcTACATATTCGCTGGGAAGTTTTTCTGTTTGCGCTAGACTGCCTCAATCTGATATGAGGCGTTTCTTAAGTTAGGTGTTTTTGATTCTTAAGGAAGGTGATTTCCACAATTATTTGGTTTAAGATTTAATAGAGACTCGATTGAAGCAACTAAATATTAAAACGATTATGGTTTTTTTCAATTCCGTTAGTAATACAGGCAACATATGAAATTGACATTATGCTACACACACACAAAGCTACACATACAGCTACAGTGGTATCATTAAATTCCATTTGTGATTGGTCGGGTAAAGTCACCGGTAATAATACCGGATAGTTAAATCAAATCACTCAAAAGTATTTGATAAGTTATAACGACTGGAAGAATAAAAGTTATATACTTGTGATCGCTTTTAACTATTGGATATTATTACGCTTAGCACAAAATCATCTAAAATTGCAAACGATAACATTTGTTTTTCGTAGAAAATAACGTCTACCTAAGCACAGTTAGCGGTATGAAAACCAGCAACAAAAATTCTAACCAGGATCGATTGGTCTATGATCATGCCCACACAGAGTGGGCGCGACAACATATTAATTTCCGCCGGCGACGACTTAGGAGACAAGCGGCACCTAAATTTGTACGATGCGCAGACTCTACACATATTTTTAGCACTTTGATACACTCTTCAAAGCTTTTCAAATGGCGTTAAGATTAGCTATTCGCGTCAGTATTTTTGTTggtaatttcattttgaatgcATCCATTTTTTGCAGACTTACAAGCTACATGTTGGGGAATATTTTTCGATAGCAAATCAAGGAAATGCAGAAACTTACTAAAGTAGACAAATGCtagtgtacctatgtatttatagAAAAATCATTTTGGTGTTAGCTGTACAGGTACTGTATAATTgtatgatataaataaaagcgCCTcatgtagtaaatatatcacaTGAGTAGGTGTTTGTCGTTATGATAAATCTCATCTAggtaataggtatataaattcTTCTGTTTGTGTAATGCTGTTTTTTGTAACTGGTTGTTTAATATTCTAAAATTCAGACCAATTGgtttcaatttcatattttaacatGATTCTAACGAAATAGGTTACACCCTATATGAGGACCGTAGCAAATAGTCTTCGGTTGAGTGGTTGAGTCTTCGGTCTTCGGTTCTGTCTTCAGCTTAAGGATCATAGAGAATATAAGAAGCTTGCAAcctctaaaatttttttttcgtaaaacgCTACAACTACGCGAAattctctataggtactaatactttTTGGCGAAATTGTTCTTAGGCAGATGACAAGCCATACGTTACTCTTAcagaaaaaaagcaaaaaaatagttGTATTGAAGATCATTCTAACAAAACAGAAATTGATAGGTAGTTAATTATTATTGAGGATTAAAATGTACCGGACAGCGTACCAACGTGGGATGCTGACAATATTCTACAGCGTTGGCTCCAAACCCTTGGAAATTTGGGACGTCTATTGTAAAGATGGCTACGTTTCCAGGTTCTTGGACAACGATATTAAATCGATGGTATTAGAAATAAGAGGAAATAACGTAAGTACAACGTACATGACTTGTCCGAGTAAAAACCGAACACTCGGCATATCAATGCCGTTCCTAGTTATGATAGTTAAAAACCTCAAAAAGTACTTCTCGTTTGAGGTCACTATATTGGACGAGACAAATACCAGACGGAGATTTAGAGTGTCTAACTTCCAGAGTAGCACGCAGATATTGCCTATGTGCACAGCTATGCCTATAGGTCTCTCAGACGGCTGGAATCAAATCCAATTCAATCTATCTGAATTCACTCGGCGCGCATACAAAAAGCAGTTCATTGAAGTGCAAAAGCTGAAAATAAATGCCAATATACGACTGAGACGAATATACTTTGCAGAGCGATTAATCCCAGAAGACGAATTGCCGGCTGAGTATAAACTTTTCTTTCCATTGCCGAGTAAAGGAGCCAAAGGTAAAAAAGATGAGAAAAAGCTGGCGGCAGCGCAGGTGGCACCTGCTGCAGCAGAGAAAACTGAATTGGTCAAGCCTCCATCAAAGGCATCTATTCATTCTTTGAAGAAGACTCCGTCTAAAGCTGGATCAACAGCAAAGATTGAAGCGGCGCCAGCTGATGCACAGGCCGAAGCGCCTCCGGCTGGTGAAGCTGTAACTGAGACTACGGGAGAAGCTACACCAGCACCAGGCGAAGAAACTCCAGTTACTGGTGAGGCCACTCCAGCGGAAAATGCTGCTGAGAACCAACCAGCGGAGGAACCGGCAGAAGCCCCAGCAGAAGACGCCCCAGCAGAAGCCGCCCCAGCTGAATAAAGAAGTAAACGAAGCgtaagaagaaaagaagaataAGAAGATGTCGTTAAGGATTTTTACTCTATTAGTTTTATTGGTAAACATTATATCAATGCAAGGAGACTTTAGACATATTTTTAGTTACTTCAAGAATGTTttgatttaatatttctaatagtttattttaactaaaactgGTTCAAAGTGTAATATACATATactatttagtttatttatttttaacattatgaTTTCTGATTACAGttccattaaataaataagaaaataaagctATTTTTATAAGCCCGAAACAAAATAAGGTTTAGGTGTAATGACTAAAAtttacagtcaagtgcaaagatgtCGACACGCCCAAAGCTACAAAAATAGACGTATagacgaccttaatgttaagtgcttaaagtcgtgtatacatatttttgtaactttggcagtgtcgatatctttgcacttgactgtacttacttatGGACTCTACCCATTATActgtatcataccatgaccgtaatagcaacgcgtcaggcaaaaatatattctttgttttGAAAAACAGGAGACCATGCCcagcccactagcacgtttcgtaactaAAGGCGAAAACACACTTATCCCACGTACGCAACGTATACATTGCTTAGAAACATACTTGTCATACGCAATGCTACGTATGACAAGTATGTTTCTAAGCATACAAATATCAGGGTCCAGATTTCATAATACATTGCATATGTTGCGTACGTGGGATAAGTGTGTTTTCGCCTTAACCGTCGCCGTCTCGTGTCATACATGCGTTTGACATACTGTTATTGACAGTCATGGTATAATACAGTGTAGTGAGTAGAGATCTTTCTGACTGatcgtttctgacactcgcgatcgcaatcaaatgacagttgttgtatgcgaaatctgtcatttgattgcgatcgcgagcgtcagaaacgttaggcaatacggcctctgtacAACACTATGATTCCAATAAACGACTAATGACTACTTACTGGAAAATAACTCGGTTTACTATTAAgcttgacatttaaaaaattactgaTCTCAaccttaaatcgagttttgtGTTCTTCAATAActtcacaaaatattttaagttgtagTCAGAATAAAAAACCCGGCGACCAGGTGTGAATCAAACTCGCGTTCCAGGGGTTTCTtacacacatataaataatatgtaGACCAAAATTTCTAGGGATCACAGAATTCTTAAGGTTTTACTTGTAATCTGGAGCTAAACTTTTCGTATTTGTTTTGTAATGTGCAGGTAATTTAACTTATCATTGTCCGAAATTCTTGGTCTTATTACTGAAACTCCATTACTGAAATCTGTAACTTCAGCTACTTAAGGGACTTAATCACGCAATAAAATACCTTTTAAACGATTTGTATCttgattatatatttatgtactcaaattaaaactaaaaagtatTTAAACCCAAACCTTTATGCATAAGTcggaataaattaataaaaacctgGCCTTACATTATTCAAGTGTCAAAATAAAGTGTCGATGGGTTGTGACGCTGTCAATGATTTTGACACTACAACAAATCGAAAGGGCTTTTAATAACAAACGATGTTTAAAAACACGTATCAAAAAGGAttactttcaatattttatagCTGCGGTTCTAATCCCTTGGGGATATGGGAAAGCGAGGTTAATAATGGACATATAAAGCGTCTAACTGATAGTGAAGTGAACTCCATAGTTCTCGAGATAGTGAGCACCAACGTTACTACCACTTACATCTCATGTCCGAAAAACAACCAGGTTTTGGGTATAACGCTACCATTCTTAATACTCATAGTAAAGAATTTAAAAAGGTACTTCACATTCGAAATAACGGTTCTTGACGACAAAAATCTGCGGCGGCGGTTTAGGATCTCCAACTTTCAATCCACAACCAAGATTTTGCCGTTCTGCACGACCATGCCGATTGGACTTTCGGGAGGTTGGAATCAAATACAATTTAATCTCGCAGACTTCACAAGGAGGGCTTACGGCACGCAGTTCATTGAAACTCTTCGCGTCCAAGTACATGCCAACGCTCGATTGCGAAGAATTTATTTCAGTGACCGCCTTTACACAGAGGAAGAGTTGCCACAAGATTACAAGCTTTACCTGCCTTTTGAGAAGAAACAGAAGAAAGGGAAGGTGGAGAAGGAGGAGAAGAAGGGTGCTAAAGCTCCCGCTGCAAAAGCTGCTGCTCCACCACCGATGGCGGAAGGAGAAGTGCCGCCTCCAGCTGAGCCTGGGCCTGATGGTGAGCCGCTTAAGGAAGAGCCAGAATCGACGCCAGGAGAAGTTAAAACAGAACAGACAGAGACCCCGGAAACTAAAGAAGTAACACCAGCTGAAAGTGAAGCACCTCCAGAAGAAGCTCCTACGGAAGGAGCACCAGAAGCACCCGCTGAGACCCCAGCTGAGTCAGAAGAACCGGCCGCGCCAGAAGAATAAgcattttatacttttattttatttttggtaaacGTACCGGCCGTTTTGTAGTTTATTTTCAAGTTAATgtttattatactatttttaaaaaatacttttttattgcgAGCTATAAATTGAATTGAGAGCAGAATACTGAGTTTAGTAAATCATGAAATTATCTGTGTTCAATGGCCAGATAACCcagttgttagagaacctgtctacaaagcttgaggtcccgggttcgatccccggtatGGGCATATattttgtacgaataatacgaattATTGTCCTCAAGTCTTAGGTgtttaatatactgagcggctaAAATCTGGCcatcaaatgtatgcagaatcgataattttgtatgaagggtgggccaaattttgtgccgctgagtatatatattcacgtaagtatctatctattaaagtaagtttatccgttgcctagtacccataacacaaactttgtttattttacgattGAGTCAATTGCTGTCAAGtagtgtcctgtgatatttatttattattatgtgaaATTCTCGCGAACAATATGCGTTTAAACACCTCGTCTATTTTAAACTTAGATTGAGTCAGCATCGATATTAAATGGATGTATATATTACGTTTTTAGATTGATAAGAGGACAACTAGAAGATAATAAATTCGCTTGTCTCcaataaaagataaaaatcaGCGATTTGCCAGTGCAAAGTGGCCGCGTGCCCATTCAATATGCAAAAGCCGGTCATAAAATTGCACCATTGCCGGTTGTTGCCGTCTCTTTAATAGTTTATGTTTTGGTCCATGGCACGAAATTCCGCCCATTATTTAGGGGTTGTGCCCGTCAAACGGACTGTACCAACGTCGAAAGATTTATAGTCGGTGGCTTGCACTACCGGTTGCTGTTTCAGAagtaattttattcaattttgctGCTCCTTTTATGAATATTGTTTTAGTCTTTGAAGCATGAATTTAGGATGATGTAAATTAAGTTTTGCCTAAATTAAACTCATTTTGTCGAATCGATTTGAACATCGTGCCCCACGAGTCTAGGGACAGATGtcgttactgaataaattattataaagacATTTTACTCCGGCTCTTAAGGACTTGTGTTTCAGTTGAAATTCTACACATCAATATTCACTGTCCTATAAAATGGAGAACTGCTTTGAaatgttattttgtatttattactaAAACATCAGCCGGCGTGTCAAGTTATAATCAAATTAGTTTGTgcgctataaaaataaaacctgatATTTAATTAGCTGgccaaaatttattaaaaagaaaaaaaaacaaaaagttaaaaaaaacgtagAAGCAAAGTTTAAGTAggatttgttgttatttttaaagcatTTCGCTTCCTCTGTAGTTCAATCAAACCTTCCGCTGGTTATACAGTGTGAACAGTACCTGAAACAAGCATAATAATGGTCAGTAATATTTGAATATGAATAatctaaggctgcgtttccaccagagatgggcgagcatgtgtttttcatgaaccaatagaaacgcttcatttacctatcctcgcacaacaccgctctggtggaaacagctaagTCTTATGCAGCGAAATTAAAAGTTGGTAAGTTATATTCTAATGTATGAAAATCTAGGAATGGTTTAGATTGGGCAAAGATTGCTGTTCAAGGCAGCAGTTGGCAGATGACGAATTGTAATGATGATCGTCAATGATAAACGTGAAGGAGATGATATCTAAATAGAAGATAGAAGTCTGCATTTTTAGACCATACAATTCAaggactttttattgtacaccacaatagtaagcaatacaaaaGTCTTCCAGGTAACCTTTTtcaacagaaagaagtaaggactaCATTTCAGCAGGGGGTACTATTTACAGCAGTAgattagtacaaaaaaatataaagtgactgtacatatgaatattatccatactaatattataaatgcgaaagtgtgtttgtgtgtttgtccgtctttcacgccgtaacggagcgacggatccacgtgatttttggcatagagatagtttatgggcctgagagGCTAttgcctactttttatcccgaaaaaaatgcacagtttccgatggaacagcgcgcgataaccgaataccacgcgggtggagccgcgggcaagagctagtaCACGTATAAAGCATCGTTTaaaccaataatgtgcgaggatgacttacaaggaatgtgtttttcactaaccaagtaacgcttcatttacctcgcctcgcagaTTAccggtggaaacgcagcttaaaataaatataaacagttGAATATAGTGCAATACACAAACTATATTATGGCTTATGgctagttatttattactaaatgtCAGATAGTGCTCCTTTGGTTTGGTAAACTTCTCCATTTAAGGGCgatgctcctggttagctcaagATAAATgccccgttagatggcgctgttatcaatattgcctttttctgtttttttttggtaaattataaagaattatttcaccaaaaactaatggctcgtgtatctaagcgtaacggattttttgaccccacactcgcaattaaatattccgccaaagccgcaaacgagttGCTTAACTTGAACGTCAATtacggccgtatacggacactaggagctcacgcacacacgcaaatagacagcgccagctagcgcaagtctattgcgacacttagctacgcGATCGGGGCACTACTTCAAGttatattcacatttttttgtcgggtcacgaaattttgtaccaactgtacattaatcgaaaattttactacgacccatacatattataagtattttattgataattagaaacAGAATCTTGGGAATCTTAGTTCATGTTAGGCTTTAAAGTGTTGTAAGAATACTACATATTGTAACATGACTAACATTCTGACCACGAAGCCTACGGTGCTGGTTGATGGTGTTGCTATTATTCATAAGTAACTACGTATACTGAATACTTCAGACTTTGACTCCTAAAGTATTTTGACTTGATTACCATGAAATATCTCAAGAGATTTGCCGAGTTGTATTTGCTAGCTGTTCATTTCAATCAAGCTGATTACCAGTATGTATTCATAACAGGGTAAGTCCGTAGTATATTAACTACGTATACTGAATACTTCAGACTTTGAATCCTAAAGTATTTTGACTTGATTACCATGTATCTCAAGAGATCAGTCTAGCTGTTCATTTCAATCAAGCTGATTACAGCCACAAAGGTAGATATTAATCCCTGATTCATTCAgttcattgttggacataggcattTCTCATACATGGGTACAGTACGGTCTTATTTTCACAAGGAATATGAAGCTTACAGAGCTGACTATCCTAGCTGTCCTCATCACtgaaattatttctattttattatgctGATGCATCACcattatgatgattatgatcTGTAGGTTTTACTGAGCCTCTAAGTCCTATCAAATTATTGATAAACTAAGAAGAGTGCGAGAAGGGGTTATCTGGGCATCGAATTGATAGAGTAGGGAGCTTTGTAGGAAAATAGATACTCATGTAGTGTCAGCATGGTTCTGTAGCTTATCGATACAGATACATATTATAACGTTATAACAGAACAAGTGGATATATCTAGGTTTTTATCCTAATTCAGTACCTATCTACTATGTTAATATAGTAATTCTCATCcaaggatattttgaaaaacaacGTAATAAAATCCAATATATAATCGAATAGTAATGTTAATATCCAAGAAACGGCTGCGAAATCTTGGATGTAtcgtttttattatacttactgaATATAAGTGAGAGAATAACTTCATAAATACGTAAACAAAATGCTTAGGGCAGACCCTTCCCCGCAAATGTGGAACGGAATAGTAAATGTGCAACCTATACATAAAATACTGTTGTGTCGCAGAACTTATTCGtttattttatggaaatattGATATGAACGCGTATATTTCATCAAAGGTATatttaataaccctccttcgggcagtcgggtaaaaagaagtaaaaaatCGTGTTTCATGGTtgcacttttacatgtcactgtggtttttcacactttttattaataacattGATCAAAATTCGTTAGTAAATAATGCACTTATAGGGATAACTatctaaacttaaataaatgttattacttACTATTAATATTCGAAAACAATCGTTTCAATCATAAATTACTACTATGTACAACAAAATGTCTCTGTTGAAAGACGCAACGAAGCAGACCTTTGCAACCTACTAGTTACGAGTACATAGATTGGAACGCTTCCTTTtacgtaattaattaggtatagtgtgaccaaacaaaaaataacggCGTTCAATGTCACGTTGGGGAAATTATAACGTTATGATTTTACTAGATTATCACGTCTTTTGCTATCAAGGATGCTTGATATTCACCTtcctaaggctgcgtttccaccagagattgtGTCTATCCTCggcatcctcgcacagcaccgctctggtggaaacaattGAGCGGAGTGAGTCGAGGTATATGAAGCagtcctattggttcatgaaaaacacattcctcgtaacacatcctcgcatatatcagtgccactaccatgagtttacagtgaccgtactcgatagcgacggcgtaaattatttgtagaggcgctgtacaattctccatacaaataatttacaccgtcgctatcgagtacggtcactgaaaactcatggtagtggtactggttgAAACGCAGCATAAGGTGGGCATAAATAGTTTTCCTCCTGCATGTTGGATATCATTTGTCTCACTTTCTAagtatatttgaaattaataccTCATTTAAATAGATTTTCGGTTAACCGTCCAGTCCATATGTTTTGATTTATATTCTGGTCGGTACAATATTCAAAACCGTATATACACATGATCTCGCCATATTCGTTCAGCGTAAACGCTGGTAATAAGTTAGCGCAGCGTGGCGAGTGATAAATCACGTAGCAAAGTGACGTTTTATCCGCAGCCCCGAGGCTAGAGCTAGAAGCGGGATGACCAGCGACTATGACCGCAACTTATCATAATTATAGACCCCGAAATATGTATAGaagtagtgaaaaaaaaaaatgtacacgGGCTAAGTGAAAATCAATCTTACTCAATGTCATAAAGATTTTGACATGGAAAAAAATTACACTGTATCATTCTATTCAACAGCAGTCATTGCAAATGgcagaaatttaaattaaatgaatcaATCAGTCTCGGGGACGTGATTAAGTGATCATAAACCTCAAGTAGgtaagaaaaatataactatttttaaGGGAATAGAAACAGCAGAGGCTTGGAATCCGCAACTTGCTTTAAAACTTATGTTTTTTGTCcctattatataataatagttacaGTAATACGACAGATGATGGAGTGAATATTAGTAAAAGATATACAGTaacctaactttttaaaacactTAGGTATTAAAAGGATGCTAATGCTAACGCTTCACTTGCTCTAACATCTCTTTAAATCTGATGACGATGTAATTGTAAAGGCCTATgcgcaaaaatattatttaaataaaatattttcttgccTAAAACCTAAGGTTATCAAAATCAGTAAGAAAATTATGCTGAAGGATGTTACACGAGAAAAGAAACGACTCGGTAGCTCTTTCACGTGAAACGGCACtgacataaagaaaaaaacattgataataaataaagtataccTATCAATTTTGATTCAGACGTACCTACGTAAGATATGCTTATGTGTATGCTTAAGCTACTAACCTACAGTTCAAAAGTAACGTACTTACATACACCCACTCCACACATCCACGACCGCTAGCTCTTGTAACGTGCACCAAGCCCTTAAGCTACACCAACAGTCCGCTGCGTCGGCTTTTCATAATACAAGTTTAATTTACTGCTGCATTTTAAGTTATGACCGAAATTAGTTGAAATATAAAAGAACGTGTTTCGCAATAAGCTGAGAGGTATTTTGACATTCAAAAGGACAGTGTGATGCTTagaggtcgattcacaagagctggcacgaatgattTTAATGAGAGAA
This portion of the Choristoneura fumiferana chromosome 14, NRCan_CFum_1, whole genome shotgun sequence genome encodes:
- the LOC141434644 gene encoding uncharacterized protein, with translation MFKNTYQKGLLSIFYSCGSNPLGIWESEVNNGHIKRLTDSEVNSIVLEIVSTNVTTTYISCPKNNQVLGITLPFLILIVKNLKRYFTFEITVLDDKNLRRRFRISNFQSTTKILPFCTTMPIGLSGGWNQIQFNLADFTRRAYGTQFIETLRVQVHANARLRRIYFSDRLYTEEELPQDYKLYLPFEKKQKKGKVEKEEKKGAKAPAAKAAAPPPMAEGEVPPPAEPGPDGEPLKEEPESTPGEVKTEQTETPETKEVTPAESEAPPEEAPTEGAPEAPAETPAESEEPAAPEE